GGCCGCGTCAGATCAATACACCGACTGCCGGATTTCCTGACTGGTTTGAGTTGACTCCTCGCCGGGGATGCCGTTGGCGCCAACATGAGTGGCAAGATGTCTTGCCCTATCGTTGGATGCGAAGGCAAGGGTGACGGATCGCGCTTAACTTTCCGGGTCTGAGCTGCCATGAATCCCATTGATCGCGGCATGATATTTGGCTTCGGCGTCCTGCTCATAGACTTCCTGACCTGGCGCTTCCTGAAGCTCAACCATGAGCTGGCGCGCCTCGGGATTCGGTCGGCGCTTTTCCTGCTTCTTAGCTATGTGTTGTGGACTGTGCCGATCAGTCCCTTTCAGGTGGCGCCCTGGGCGGATCAACCCGTACGGCACATCCTGGCGCAAGGGCTCGAATTTCTCTGGTGGCTGCAGGCCGCACAGATCTCAGCCGCGGTTCTCGGAAGAATTGTGCTGCCCTCGGCGTTGCACCGGGAGCGATTGTTTCAGGACCTGCTGCGAGCCATCGTTTTTCTGGCGGCGGCGGTGGCCGCCGTGGCTTATGTTCTGGAACTTCCCCTCGGCGGGTTGCTCGCCACATCGGGCGCCTTGGCAATCATTCTTGGTCTTGCCGTCCAGAGCACGCTCAGTGACGTATTTTCAGGTCTGGTACTCAGTGCCACCCAGCCATTCCAGCTGGGCGACACGGTGGCGATCGGTGACATCCAGGGCAAGGTCGTGGAGAGAAACTGGCGGGCGACGACCTTGTTGAACAGCCAGGGGAATTTTGTCCAGGTGCCCAACAGCGCTGCTGCCAAAGCCAACATAGTCAACCTGAGTCGGCCACCGCAGATTCATGGACTGACCATGCGGATTCGCATATCGCCAACGATCCGCCCTGCGGTAGTTATCTCTGCGCTCGAAGATGCAGTCAGAAGTGCTTCTGAACTATTGGCCGATCCCGGGCCGGTGATCACCGCGCTGGAGGTGCACCGAAAGTACATCGAGTACGAGATCCAG
This genomic interval from Dyella japonica A8 contains the following:
- a CDS encoding mechanosensitive ion channel family protein, giving the protein MNPIDRGMIFGFGVLLIDFLTWRFLKLNHELARLGIRSALFLLLSYVLWTVPISPFQVAPWADQPVRHILAQGLEFLWWLQAAQISAAVLGRIVLPSALHRERLFQDLLRAIVFLAAAVAAVAYVLELPLGGLLATSGALAIILGLAVQSTLSDVFSGLVLSATQPFQLGDTVAIGDIQGKVVERNWRATTLLNSQGNFVQVPNSAAAKANIVNLSRPPQIHGLTMRIRISPTIRPAVVISALEDAVRSASELLADPGPVITALEVHRKYIEYEIQAYVASADRKATTQNEMVDQVHRHLNAHGICLGQEQQGGEFMSDPERLLRHIEMFKSLSEAQIGQLAAASLRQQFSAGEMIYDAKSDCPDQERALCIVASGVAVLLAPHEGENIELRRLGPGDAVGRSSILAGVSSSIRLRALSSVSILRLDKDAITPLLQQFPDLAKTMLSDMLEVQAREAEVLREIPAQAMGREGLFQRLMEGLRRLHGMAPR